The region tttttgtGATCTGGAGTGGATTATCAACGCAGGAAGAATAgtccgtaattggaatacacaatctgaaaaaacatttttttaaacaagtttgaatCTAGCTCCCCCCAtctcccccctctctctcttcCTCTCTCTTAAACCACACTTTGAAGTGAAGTGTTTACACAAAATGCTAATACGACATCAACATATGCAGTGTTTCGAACCAATAAAAGCTtttatgttcattttttttctgtgattaGTTATTCAATAACAAAAAGCATTGCCAActacagttaaaaaaacaaaaaaaaaaccagaaattAAATGAATAAGATTTTTACGATTTTTGAGTGAGACTGGGGAAGTAGCTCGAGGAACATCTACATTGTTGTCAAGGGTAcggattaatttgttttggcaCGTTCGATACGCGTCTCTTGGGTAACAGAAACAGAAAAAGATTTACAAGAAACAGATGGAAACTCAAGCAAACTTACAGTATGGTTTTCCCTTGTTTCCTCGTGCTCTCTTGGAGAACTCCATCAGGTCGTCGTATGCTCTCTTGGCGATCATATCACCCTCTGCAAAGTCTTCAAACTCAAATGTAGCAGCGACTACGGCAACGGCCACCAACAGAATAAGTACCTTCATGGTTGTGATTCTGCAAGCCAAATCGTCGTCAAATGATAGTTATCAAAACAAATCGAGAATAAATAAAAGAGTAAACAAATATGTTTATCtcataataaatataataattctgaaaaaaaaaaaaaaaaaaagtttcggAATTTTCTTAAAAATGAATTGTAGGTAAAagttgaagaagaagaaaacaaaatcgttgCTACTAATTTCTGAGTTCTGCTAACAATGTATTGTTCTagtaggttttgaaaaaaaggagcACGAGATAtttgtccaggggtcgattccACAAGGAACTTTGGAATATCCCTAACCTACGACTATAGTCctataggagatattaaaaactgaagGCTTAGTCTtcagtaactcgtcctaactcgaaatatAAGACTCCTCTTAACTCCTTGTAAAATGCACTCTTGTTTCAATCgttatacacattttttttattacgaACATATTATTTATTGCTATGTACGCCTAATATCAATTTAACGGAGGCTATATCTTGTTCCATCTTTAAGACAAACTGTTCCTTTTGAGAATAAATAGCAACTTTCATTTCGTCCTAATAATTTCAAAGAAATAGTATGAACTACGAAACAAGAAACGTGACCGACGTTACGTCCGTTTTATTACAATTTAAGTCAAATAGAGCAATCAACTTACCGGTTGTGTTTATGTACTGAAGAGAACGAACTTGTCTTTGCAGCCTGGAATGAAATGGTGAGTGTTCTGCAACTCCTTTTATAGGAAATGATCATGTCTTCTCGCCCCATCTCCTAAGTTCAGTTAATCAAACAACGTCAGGGGACTAACGTTCCAGAACATGGTTTTGCGATTGCCGTGGAATCTGTGGGCTTGGGCAATTTTGTTATTACTTTTCCATCATCTGTCGAGCCAAACAGTCAAAACACTTTGTAGGCCCGTTTGTCAGCTGAATTCTCGAAcgaaaaaccaacaaacaaactggaTCACCTGCATGTAATGTGACACACACCGGCGCTCAAGTTTCAAGAAGTAAACTTGTTTTGTAGAATCTATCGACATGTATCGTTTGCAGGTTTGtaactgctgatcagaaaaataCAATCGTTTAAGCTGttttataaagaaaaaacacttgaaCGAGGGCAGAAAAGGGTATAGTTTTCTGAAACTTATTTACTAGTGGTCCGTCCATGAAACCaacaaattgtttggtttttgaaaccacCGAATTATAACCACGACTAATGTTGCTTTTCATTGAGATTTGCGTCATCAATCGCTGCCAATTCGTGTATTGTCATAGGCGGGAGTGGCGTACGCATTGACATGAGTACAGCACTATTCTTTCAGCTTTGTCGAAAGGAAAAATCCTTTCAAAAGTTAAAAATGGCAGCCGGTTTCGCGAGGGCACTTTGGTGGTTTTGGAGTCTTGCTGAGTGGGTTTTTGGAACACTGGTGGTACCGAGAGGGATTTATATTGACGAAGCAGAGGTATACTCTTCAAGAATAATCACTGCTGGTAATAATATAGATAGTGCAGAGGGAACAATGGATACAACATCTTTGGGAGCAAAATAAAGTGCTTAGCCGATGATATtatgttaaggagaatggacgaaaAAGTGTATAGAGACTCTCTGACACAAACTGTGTCCCATTGGTTATGTACaacagtttcaatgaattggGTTTCTCAATAGTAACAATTAACACTATAATATAGTCTATCTAGTCTCGTATACGTTAACAAACGACGGTTGGtcacatttttaatttattcaaCAAAAAAGGGGCATTATTTGGTGTATGCAACTTAATCAAGCACAACGTCAGTTTCGTAAGCTAACAATAAATTTTGTTACTATAcaaagtgatttttttaaactgatttcttttttaattgaaagACAACATATATTCAGCTAATGTTTTGTTGCACGTCATGCTATCTTTGtagtttggaaagacagtatTGTCAAGTTGAACTAATGAAtatacactcaactgtagattatgtcacgaatctacagttaagtgtagattcgtaaaaataatccACACTTTCAACGTGACGTCACCTCAACCAATACTTAAAAAAGGGATGCACACATGGGATACAAATAGATGTACAGGTCTACCCATTAAAGCCCCATCAAGAAATACAAGTAGGAAATGGGGTTTAAATCCGGCAGAACTCACAAAGGGATAAAGGGAACTATTAGGCGATTTGTGTATACGCGGACGAAGAGGGATTAGTGTGGTTTCTTGGAGGTACGATGGTTGTGTAAATGGGATAAGGTGGCTCATGTGTTTGGTGATAAGAGTGTGGCTTGGCCGTGAAATCTCAGTGACCTTATTGGACAGAAGTTGTAGACACAATGAAGTGGTGGGAGGTATACATTTAGTGCACTTGGCAGTGAAATCACCAAAGCGACTTGATCAGACATGCAGAGATTTAATAAGTAATGAACTGGAGGGAGATTCCAACAACCTGGTTGGACAAAGATCTTTAAAAAGACATCGTAAAAGTTGGACAATGTCTACATCTCCAAATTGGTTGAAGAGGAGAAGAAATGCAACATTACATTACAAAAGTACGTGTTAAGCCCAAGGCTACATAACAACCCCAATAGATTGAAAACAAACCATACTCCAGAATCTTTATTTTTACTTTGGTACTTCTTGCGAAATCGAACACTGGTGGAGTGCGTCA is a window of Asterias rubens chromosome 21, eAstRub1.3, whole genome shotgun sequence DNA encoding:
- the LOC117304558 gene encoding uncharacterized protein LOC117304558; the encoded protein is MKVLILLVAVAVVAATFEFEDFAEGDMIAKRAYDDLMEFSKRARGNKGKPYSCVNDYGQDCACSDTRGGKKKYLVCN